One Brassica napus cultivar Da-Ae chromosome A5, Da-Ae, whole genome shotgun sequence DNA window includes the following coding sequences:
- the LOC125609346 gene encoding non-classical arabinogalactan protein 31-like has translation MGTSVLKALRYLLLFNISLTFIYTNEVSSASPVTLPAAKMSRRLVAVQGMVYCKSCKYSGIDTLLEASPLQGATVKLACNNTKRGVTMETKTDKNGYFFMLAPNKLTSYAFHTCRAWPTNPGSAAATCTVPSQLNSGTTGARLKPSKSINIAERDYVLFSVGPFAFEPACTR, from the exons ATGGGAACTTCAGTACTAAAAGCTCTCAGATATCTTCTACTTTTCAACATCTCATTGACCTTCATCTACACCAATGAAGTCTCATCCGCTTCTCCAGTGACTCTACCGGCGGCAAAGATGAGCCGTAGACTTGTGGCCGTTCAAGGCATGGTTTATTGCAAGTCTTGCAAGTACTCCGGCATTGATACGCTCCTAGAAGCATCTCCTCTTCAAG GAGCTACTGTAAAGCTTGCATGCAACAACACAAAGAGAGGTGTAACGATGGAGACAAAGACGGACAAAAACGGATACTTCTTCATGTTAGCTCCGAATAAACTCACCTCCTACGCTTTCCACACGTGCCGGGCTTGGCCCACGAATCCTGGTTCCGCAGCTGCTACATGCACCGTTCCTTCACAGCTCAACAGTGGAACCACCGGTGCTAGGCTTAAGCCTTCTAAATCAATCAACATAGCTGAACGCGACTACGTTTTATTCTCTGTTGGTCCCTTCGCGTTCGAACCGGCCTGTACTCGTTGA
- the LOC125609602 gene encoding uncharacterized protein LOC125609602: MVTCTAKFWFDHWLPTGPLLSFVGQDGPLMMGIPMSSNVAEACTATGWRLPSHRVRHRRVAEVRDHLTAHPLPTQSQGPDVFSWEISGIVSSDFSSGLTWEHLRPKHPKLLWTQSVWFKGCIPKHAFTFWVAHLDRLPVRQKLVTWGMDVPDTCVLCNRLSETRDHLFLDCEYSKDIWAKLFAKLGASPLRVRTWAALVNWLQAARGNRLFTIKHIAAQATIYLIWRERNSRMHAGNLQPHSVVFKQLDRCVRDIVLARKDRKRFKTMLSIWFRFD; the protein is encoded by the coding sequence ATGGTGACATGCACTGCAAAGTTCTGGTTTGATCATTGGTTGCCAACAGGACCTCTACTCTCCTTCGTAGGGCAAGATGGTCCTCTCATGATGGGAATACCTATGTCAAGCAATGTAGCAGAGGCCTGCACCGCCACAGGATGGAGACTGCCTTCACACCGGGTGAGACATAGGAGAGTAGCGGAAGTGCGTGACCACTTAACTGCCCATCCTCTCCCTACTCAATCTCAAGGCCCTGATGTGTTCTCGTGGGAAATTTCAGGCATTGTGTCCTCTGACTTCTCCTCGGGTTTAACTTGGGAACACCTACGACCAAAACATCCTAAGCTCCTGTGGACTCAATCGGTTTGGTTCAAAGGTTGCATACCAAAGCATGCTTTCACATTTTGGGTAGCTCATCTCGATAGGCTTCCAGTCAGGCAAAAACTGGTAACATGGGGCATGGATGTTCCTGACACTTGTGTGCTATGCAATCGGCTTTCTGAAACCAGAGATCATTTGTTCCTGGACTGTGAGTACAGCAAAGATATATGGGCTAAGCTGTTCGCTAAGCTGGGGGCTTCTCCTCTGCGGGTAAGAACTTGGGCAGCTCTAGTTAATTGGTTGCAGGCTGCCAGAGGGAACCGGCTTTTCACAATTAAGCACATAGCAGCCCAGGCTACTATTTATCTCATATGGAGAGAAAGGAACTCAAGAATGCATGCTGGGAATCTTCAACCTCACTCTGTTGTGTTCAAACAGCTGGATCGATGCGTACGGGACATTGTTCTTGCCCGCAAAGATAGGAAAAGGTTCAAGACCATGCTTTCCATCTGGTTTAGATTCGACTAA